In a genomic window of Thiosocius teredinicola:
- a CDS encoding methyl-accepting chemotaxis protein translates to MLSILSTIKGKLAVVIGLFVAVAVVQAVVLMSKADEVSGNISFMRDTSSAIVSKSYELKLAVVQVQQWLTDISATRGLDGLNDGFDQAATHAEDAERLMDELAALYPAKADLFRGMHDKFGDYYATGKRMAEAYVAEGPQGGNQLMASFDAAAEAIQADVESVIEIARNLSTESLDDAVLHAQQESNWVLITSIVIAALALVAGVFLRVAVLQPIAHAAELAHELGAGDGDLTRRLDESRGDEMGDVARGINRFVEKIQTAVVSMRSVASQLSESAGHLTGFAKDGEHKANNQLTETEAVAAAMTELRASADEIANTAGETAGFTQSAGEQTSVGNKSVQRAVGVIRSLESEIGRAQGVINELGEESNSIGSVLEVIRGISEQTNLLALNAAIEAARAGEQGRGFAVVADEVRTLASRTQQSTEEIQAMITKLQTRAGESVKVMAGSRDMATESVSEVENAQNVLVSIQDGVDGIQNMTHRIAAAAQEQSQVSGDMDRNVVQIADLARDTASSAGTISAASSQLDTLAREINNLIGGFKTG, encoded by the coding sequence ATGTTGAGCATTCTTTCAACAATCAAAGGAAAACTCGCCGTCGTCATCGGTCTGTTCGTGGCCGTCGCCGTGGTGCAGGCCGTTGTCCTGATGAGCAAGGCGGACGAGGTGAGTGGCAACATCAGCTTCATGCGCGACACGAGCTCGGCCATCGTCAGCAAGTCGTACGAGCTGAAATTGGCCGTCGTGCAGGTTCAGCAGTGGCTGACGGACATCAGTGCTACGCGCGGACTCGACGGGCTCAACGATGGATTCGACCAAGCTGCCACGCACGCAGAGGATGCAGAGCGCCTGATGGATGAGCTGGCTGCACTGTATCCTGCCAAGGCCGATCTGTTCCGCGGGATGCACGACAAGTTCGGCGACTATTATGCGACCGGCAAGCGGATGGCCGAGGCCTACGTGGCGGAAGGCCCACAAGGCGGCAACCAGTTGATGGCTTCCTTCGATGCCGCCGCCGAAGCGATCCAGGCGGATGTTGAAAGCGTCATCGAGATCGCCCGCAACCTGTCTACCGAGAGCCTCGACGATGCGGTGTTGCACGCCCAGCAGGAGAGCAACTGGGTGTTGATCACCTCGATCGTGATCGCTGCATTGGCGCTGGTCGCCGGCGTCTTCCTGCGCGTGGCCGTGCTGCAGCCCATCGCGCATGCTGCTGAACTTGCCCATGAACTCGGCGCCGGTGATGGCGACCTGACGCGTCGCCTCGACGAGTCGCGTGGCGACGAAATGGGGGATGTGGCGCGCGGTATCAACCGGTTTGTCGAAAAGATCCAGACGGCCGTCGTGTCGATGCGTTCCGTGGCGTCGCAGCTGAGCGAGTCGGCCGGGCATCTGACCGGGTTCGCCAAAGACGGAGAGCACAAGGCCAATAACCAGCTTACCGAGACCGAGGCCGTTGCGGCGGCGATGACCGAACTGCGCGCCAGTGCCGACGAGATCGCCAACACCGCGGGCGAAACGGCTGGGTTCACGCAGTCAGCCGGGGAGCAGACCTCGGTCGGCAACAAGTCGGTGCAGCGGGCGGTCGGCGTGATTCGCTCCTTGGAATCGGAGATCGGTCGCGCCCAGGGCGTGATCAACGAACTGGGTGAAGAGAGCAACAGTATCGGCTCGGTACTCGAAGTGATCCGCGGGATCTCGGAGCAGACCAACCTGCTGGCATTGAACGCGGCGATCGAAGCGGCGCGCGCCGGTGAGCAGGGCCGGGGTTTTGCCGTCGTTGCCGACGAAGTGCGCACACTGGCGAGTCGTACTCAGCAGTCGACGGAAGAGATCCAGGCGATGATAACGAAGCTGCAGACACGCGCCGGCGAGTCTGTGAAGGTGATGGCCGGCAGTCGCGATATGGCGACGGAGAGCGTCAGCGAAGTCGAGAACGCACAGAATGTTCTGGTATCGATCCAGGACGGTGTCGACGGCATTCAGAATATGACGCACCGCATTGCCGCGGCCGCGCAGGAACAGAGCCAGGTTTCGGGCGACATGGACCGCAACGTGGTGCAGATTGCCGATCTTGCGCGCGACACGGCGTCGAGCGCCGGGACCATTTCGGCGGCCAGCAGTCAGCTCGACACGTTGGCACGTGAGATCAACAACCTGATTGGCGGCTTCAAGACCGGCTGA
- the apbC gene encoding iron-sulfur cluster carrier protein ApbC, whose product MANTTQDRTMAELTREQVEEAIKSYVEPHLETDLVTAKSIKDIQVDGDKVKVDILLGFPAKGVQDEIAAAVKSAVESADGVAACDVSISSKVVAHSVQKSLKPIDNVKNIIAVASGKGGVGKSTTAVNLALALSAEGARVGILDADIYGPSQPRMLGITGKPESKDGNTLEPMMSYHLQAMSIGFLIDEETPMIWRGPMVTQALEQLLNDTNWDELDYLVIDLPPGTGDTQLTLAQKVPVSGAIVVTTPQDIALLDARKGFKMFEKVEVPVLGIVENMSIHICSKCGHEEHIFGEGGGQRMAEQYGVTFLGALPLETRIREETDAGKPTVVAEPEARPSQIYREIARKAAAKLSRQAKSYAAKFPNIVIQNN is encoded by the coding sequence ATGGCAAACACTACGCAGGACAGGACCATGGCAGAACTCACAAGAGAGCAGGTCGAAGAGGCCATCAAAAGTTACGTCGAACCCCACCTGGAAACCGATCTGGTTACCGCAAAGTCGATCAAAGATATTCAGGTCGACGGCGACAAGGTCAAGGTCGACATCTTGCTGGGCTTCCCGGCTAAAGGTGTGCAGGACGAGATCGCCGCGGCGGTCAAGTCGGCGGTTGAATCGGCAGACGGCGTGGCGGCCTGTGACGTGAGTATCTCCTCCAAGGTGGTCGCGCACTCGGTGCAGAAGTCGCTCAAGCCGATAGACAACGTCAAAAACATCATCGCCGTGGCCTCCGGCAAAGGCGGCGTCGGCAAATCGACCACGGCGGTCAATCTGGCGCTGGCGCTGTCTGCTGAGGGCGCGCGAGTCGGTATCCTCGACGCCGATATCTATGGCCCGTCGCAGCCGCGCATGCTCGGCATTACCGGTAAGCCGGAATCGAAAGACGGCAACACGCTCGAGCCGATGATGAGCTACCACCTGCAGGCGATGTCGATCGGTTTCCTGATCGACGAAGAGACGCCGATGATCTGGCGTGGCCCGATGGTCACCCAGGCGCTGGAGCAGCTGCTCAACGACACCAACTGGGACGAGCTGGACTACCTGGTGATCGACCTGCCGCCGGGCACCGGTGACACCCAGCTGACGCTGGCGCAGAAGGTACCCGTGTCCGGTGCGATCGTGGTCACCACGCCACAAGACATCGCGCTGCTCGACGCCCGCAAGGGTTTCAAGATGTTCGAGAAGGTCGAGGTACCGGTGTTGGGCATCGTCGAAAACATGTCGATCCACATCTGCTCGAAGTGCGGTCACGAAGAGCACATCTTCGGTGAAGGCGGCGGGCAGCGCATGGCAGAGCAGTACGGCGTGACCTTCCTTGGCGCCTTGCCGCTGGAGACCCGCATCCGCGAAGAGACCGACGCCGGCAAGCCGACCGTAGTGGCCGAGCCCGAGGCGCGTCCGTCGCAGATCTACCGCGAGATCGCGCGTAAAGCGGCAGCCAAGTTGTCGCGCCAGGCAAAAAGCTACGCCGCCAAGTTCCCGAATATCGTTATTCAGAACAACTGA
- a CDS encoding PEP-CTERM sorting domain-containing protein — protein sequence MKQLLAVALALISSASYAVEFKFDVYALANSSTGGTGLNTGLFFNAGDSLNVSVDPNDIWSAGALPRWSNANGLVADLLATGLDESGQPAGTQIGTTFSSYTSNGLTAPFGTLVGSLGPTFFELGTEYAGTAPDSGELLLYYWDSNAADNADFVTVTVDDGTTPAAGEVPAPGILALFGLGAIGMAWQRRRAG from the coding sequence ATGAAACAGCTTTTGGCTGTCGCTTTGGCGCTGATTTCCAGTGCCTCGTACGCTGTTGAGTTTAAGTTCGACGTTTACGCGCTGGCAAACAGCAGCACGGGCGGTACAGGATTGAACACGGGGCTGTTCTTCAATGCAGGTGATTCGCTCAACGTTTCCGTAGATCCCAACGACATTTGGAGTGCGGGAGCGCTGCCGCGCTGGTCCAACGCTAATGGCCTGGTGGCTGATCTCCTAGCAACGGGTCTTGATGAGTCAGGTCAGCCGGCTGGGACACAGATCGGGACGACATTTTCGTCTTACACCAGCAACGGCCTGACCGCCCCATTTGGCACATTGGTCGGCTCGCTTGGTCCCACTTTCTTTGAGCTTGGCACCGAATACGCCGGTACCGCACCGGACTCGGGTGAGCTATTGCTGTACTACTGGGATTCCAACGCCGCCGATAATGCTGATTTCGTGACGGTTACGGTCGACGACGGCACCACCCCGGCTGCAGGAGAAGTGCCCGCCCCTGGTATTCTGGCGCTCTTCGGCTTAGGTGCGATCGGCATGGCTTGGCAGCGCCGCCGCGCTGGTTGA
- the metG gene encoding methionine--tRNA ligase, which translates to MATPRKILITSALPYANGSIHLGHLVEYIQTDIWSRFQKMRGHECYYVCADDAHGTPIMLRARAEGIEPEALIDRVWQEHTEDFAGFAIGFDNYHSTHSEENRVCATTIYERNRDAGHIARRTISQAYDPEAKMFLPDRFIKGTCPKCGAEDQYGDNCEVCGATYSPTELKNPVSAVSGATPIEKDSEHLFFKLGDFEKILKDWHKAGHVQAEVANKLNEWFEAGLNDWDISRDAPYFGFEIPDAEGKYFYVWLDAPIGYMASFRNFCDKTGVDFDAYWNADSTAELYHFIGKDIIYFHALFWPAMLHGAGFRKPSGVYAHGFLTVDGAKMSKSRGTFIKARTYLKHLNPEYLRYYFAAKLSSKVDDLDLNLEDFAARVNADLVGKVVNIASRCAGFIKKRFDGKLNGTLDQPELYNTFTKAGDEIADLYEKREFGRAIREIMALADLANQYIDEKAPWVIAKEEGRDAELHAVCSLGINLFRVLLGYLKPVLPQMAEQAEAFLNVEPMNWHSQAEPLLNHAIDKFKPLMTRVEKDKIAAMIEDSKEDLAAEAKTTAAKPSTDSQLAKDPIAETIEFADFAKVDLRIVRIAKAEHVEGADKLLRLTLDLGGETRNVFAGIKSAYKPEDLEGKLTVMVANLAPRKMKFGVSEGMVLAAGPGGKDLFVLHPDDGAQPGMKVK; encoded by the coding sequence ATGGCCACCCCACGCAAAATCCTGATCACCAGCGCCCTGCCCTACGCCAACGGGTCGATCCACCTCGGTCACCTCGTGGAGTACATCCAGACCGATATCTGGAGCCGGTTTCAGAAGATGCGCGGCCACGAGTGCTACTACGTGTGCGCCGACGACGCCCACGGCACGCCGATCATGCTGCGCGCGCGCGCCGAGGGCATCGAGCCCGAAGCGCTGATCGATCGCGTGTGGCAGGAACACACCGAAGACTTCGCCGGTTTCGCGATCGGTTTCGACAACTACCATTCGACGCATTCGGAAGAAAACCGGGTGTGCGCGACGACCATCTACGAGCGCAATCGCGATGCCGGCCATATTGCCCGGCGCACCATCTCGCAGGCCTACGACCCCGAGGCCAAGATGTTCCTGCCGGACCGCTTCATCAAGGGCACCTGCCCGAAGTGCGGCGCCGAGGATCAGTACGGCGACAACTGCGAGGTCTGCGGCGCCACCTATTCGCCGACCGAGTTGAAAAACCCGGTGTCGGCCGTATCGGGTGCCACGCCGATCGAGAAGGACTCCGAGCACCTGTTCTTCAAGCTCGGTGACTTCGAAAAGATTCTGAAGGACTGGCACAAGGCAGGCCACGTACAGGCCGAGGTCGCCAACAAGCTCAACGAGTGGTTCGAGGCCGGGCTCAACGATTGGGACATCTCGCGCGACGCGCCCTACTTCGGTTTCGAGATCCCGGATGCAGAGGGCAAGTACTTCTACGTCTGGCTGGACGCACCGATCGGCTACATGGCGAGCTTCCGCAATTTCTGCGACAAGACCGGCGTCGACTTCGACGCGTACTGGAACGCCGACTCGACCGCCGAGCTGTACCATTTCATCGGCAAGGACATCATCTACTTCCACGCACTGTTCTGGCCGGCGATGTTGCATGGCGCCGGTTTCCGCAAACCCAGCGGCGTGTATGCGCACGGCTTCCTGACGGTCGACGGCGCAAAGATGTCGAAGTCGCGTGGCACCTTCATCAAGGCGCGCACCTACCTGAAACATCTCAACCCGGAATACCTGCGTTATTACTTCGCCGCGAAGTTGAGCTCGAAGGTCGATGACCTCGACCTGAACCTCGAAGACTTCGCGGCGCGCGTGAACGCCGATCTGGTCGGCAAGGTCGTCAACATCGCCAGCCGTTGTGCCGGGTTCATCAAGAAACGCTTCGACGGCAAACTCAACGGCACGCTCGACCAGCCCGAGTTGTACAACACCTTCACCAAGGCCGGTGACGAGATTGCCGACCTGTACGAAAAGCGCGAGTTCGGCCGCGCGATCCGCGAGATCATGGCACTCGCCGACCTGGCCAACCAGTACATCGATGAGAAAGCGCCGTGGGTCATCGCCAAAGAGGAAGGACGCGACGCCGAACTGCACGCCGTCTGTTCGCTCGGCATCAACCTGTTCCGCGTGTTGCTCGGCTATCTGAAACCCGTACTGCCGCAGATGGCGGAACAGGCCGAGGCCTTTTTGAATGTCGAACCGATGAACTGGCATTCGCAGGCTGAGCCGCTGCTCAACCACGCCATCGACAAGTTCAAACCGCTGATGACGCGTGTCGAAAAAGACAAGATCGCGGCCATGATCGAAGATTCGAAAGAAGACCTCGCGGCCGAGGCCAAGACCACGGCGGCCAAACCATCGACCGACAGCCAGCTGGCCAAAGACCCGATCGCCGAGACGATCGAGTTTGCCGACTTTGCCAAGGTCGACCTGCGCATCGTGCGCATCGCCAAGGCCGAACATGTCGAGGGTGCCGACAAACTGCTGCGCCTGACGCTCGACCTGGGTGGCGAGACGCGCAATGTATTCGCCGGTATCAAGTCGGCCTACAAACCGGAAGATCTCGAAGGCAAGCTGACCGTGATGGTCGCCAACCTGGCACCGCGCAAGATGAAATTCGGTGTCTCCGAAGGCATGGTGCTGGCGGCCGGCCCCGGCGGCAAAGATCTTTTCGTATTGCACCCGGATGACGGCGCGCAGCCGGGCATGAAGGTCAAATAA
- a CDS encoding VOC family protein, whose amino-acid sequence MKARISMITLGVGDLAKSIRFYEKGLGFPRMDSPPEVAFFTLNGTWLGLYGREALAEDAQVSPEGTGFEGFSLAHNVESESEVDEVMAQAIEAGATLVKQPQKAFWGGYSGYFKDPDGHLWEVAHNPLFWVGPNDESA is encoded by the coding sequence GTGAAGGCAAGGATCAGCATGATCACGCTTGGGGTTGGTGATCTGGCTAAGTCAATTCGGTTCTATGAGAAAGGTTTGGGTTTCCCGCGAATGGATTCACCTCCTGAAGTCGCATTTTTCACGTTGAATGGCACATGGCTTGGTTTGTATGGTCGAGAGGCATTGGCGGAAGATGCGCAAGTCTCACCGGAGGGTACTGGCTTTGAGGGCTTTTCTCTCGCGCATAATGTTGAGTCTGAAAGTGAAGTCGATGAAGTCATGGCGCAAGCGATAGAGGCCGGTGCAACATTGGTCAAACAACCGCAGAAAGCGTTCTGGGGTGGCTACAGTGGGTATTTCAAAGATCCCGATGGTCATCTTTGGGAGGTTGCCCATAATCCATTGTTCTGGGTTGGCCCAAACGATGAAAGCGCATAA
- a CDS encoding M48 family metallopeptidase, translating into MKYSNPQIPEGINVSDRHPLKELLILLGGALVLVVVLSWILAEFGGRLARLVPFEHELSMAPDSLLSSDAPPALQRYLDDLAQRLQTQMDLPKGMTIKLHLSGSDTFNAFATLGGNILLFRGLVEKLPNENALAMLLAHEIAHVQHRDPIAGVGQTAAVQTMLSLLFGSADLSILGSAGLHTQLSFNRDMERAADATALAAVYRVYGHLAGANDLFAAIQAERRRTGDGELPAIFSSHPLDQERLDAIIATAKANGWSTEGSVTPLPSQFLAWLRQSQQASILHDDAPAKAIPESPPVR; encoded by the coding sequence ATGAAGTACAGCAACCCGCAGATTCCGGAGGGCATCAACGTCTCTGATCGCCATCCGCTGAAAGAGTTGCTGATTCTGCTTGGCGGCGCGCTCGTATTGGTCGTCGTGTTGAGTTGGATACTCGCCGAGTTCGGCGGACGCCTGGCGCGCCTGGTGCCGTTCGAACACGAGCTGTCGATGGCGCCTGACAGTTTGTTGAGCAGCGATGCGCCGCCCGCCTTGCAACGTTATCTCGACGATCTGGCGCAGCGCCTCCAGACACAGATGGATCTTCCGAAAGGTATGACCATCAAACTACATCTGAGCGGCAGCGATACCTTCAACGCCTTCGCCACCCTGGGGGGCAACATCCTGCTGTTTCGCGGATTGGTTGAGAAGCTGCCGAATGAGAACGCTTTGGCCATGTTGTTGGCGCACGAGATCGCGCATGTGCAACACCGTGATCCAATCGCCGGCGTTGGGCAGACGGCCGCGGTGCAGACCATGTTGAGCCTGCTGTTCGGTAGCGCCGATCTCTCTATTCTGGGCAGTGCCGGGCTGCATACCCAGTTGAGCTTCAACCGCGACATGGAACGCGCTGCCGACGCCACGGCATTGGCCGCGGTCTACCGGGTCTACGGCCACCTGGCCGGCGCTAATGACCTGTTCGCCGCGATCCAGGCGGAACGCCGGCGCACCGGCGATGGCGAGTTGCCGGCCATTTTCAGCAGCCATCCGCTGGACCAGGAACGCCTCGACGCCATCATCGCCACCGCCAAGGCCAATGGCTGGTCGACCGAAGGCAGCGTGACGCCCTTGCCGAGCCAGTTTTTGGCGTGGCTGCGTCAATCGCAGCAGGCAAGCATCCTGCACGATGACGCGCCCGCCAAGGCGATCCCGGAGTCGCCGCCGGTCCGCTGA
- a CDS encoding YbjQ family protein — protein sequence MIELIVFLILLTLGYFFGQSAEKRHYRSIIEREARYNALPAIASRYPPDDVNYRQALVTGNTVISVDYFKRFIAALRNLFGGRVTSYETLLDRARRESLLRMKAHADALGASMVFNVKYETASISKGAGNAIGSVEVLAYGTALIEPRD from the coding sequence ATGATCGAACTCATTGTCTTTTTGATCCTGCTGACCCTGGGTTACTTCTTTGGGCAGAGTGCCGAGAAGCGCCACTACCGCTCGATCATCGAGCGCGAGGCCCGCTACAACGCCCTGCCGGCGATCGCGTCACGCTATCCCCCGGACGACGTCAATTACCGCCAGGCATTGGTGACCGGCAACACGGTTATCTCGGTCGACTACTTCAAGCGCTTCATCGCCGCATTGCGCAACCTGTTCGGCGGGCGCGTGACGTCCTACGAAACGCTGCTCGACCGCGCGCGACGCGAATCGCTGCTGCGCATGAAGGCCCATGCCGATGCCTTGGGTGCGTCGATGGTGTTCAATGTGAAGTACGAAACGGCGTCGATATCGAAAGGCGCAGGCAATGCGATCGGCAGTGTCGAGGTGTTGGCTTACGGTACGGCATTGATCGAACCACGCGATTGA
- a CDS encoding YbjQ family protein → MLISNMELIPGRKVVEHLGLVQGSSVRAKHVGRDIMASLKNLFGGELKAYTELLQESREEAMQRLQQQAEAVGANAILNVRFSTSSVAQGASEIYVYGTAVILE, encoded by the coding sequence ATGCTAATCAGCAACATGGAACTGATACCGGGGCGCAAGGTTGTCGAGCACCTTGGGTTGGTGCAGGGGAGTTCGGTCCGGGCCAAGCACGTCGGTCGCGACATCATGGCCAGTCTGAAGAACCTGTTCGGCGGCGAACTCAAGGCTTACACCGAGCTGTTGCAGGAATCGCGTGAAGAGGCGATGCAACGTCTGCAGCAACAGGCCGAGGCAGTTGGCGCCAATGCGATTCTGAACGTTCGGTTCTCGACGTCCAGTGTCGCCCAGGGTGCCTCCGAGATCTACGTCTATGGCACGGCCGTGATCCTGGAGTGA
- the egtD gene encoding L-histidine N(alpha)-methyltransferase produces the protein MKAQAVNFFDAHPGTADLRREVIDGLSEHPRAIPAKFFYDERGSALFDRICELPEYYQTRTEMKILQRALPELVDLIGDECLLIELGSGASKKVRLLLEQLRPSGYVGVDISKEFLLASTETLARDYPWLEVHAACVDFSSGLEIPHCDPSAHKVAFFPGSSIGNFDPADAIHLMADVGRLVGPGGHLLIGVDLKKPVGVLNAAYNDAAGVTAAFNRNLLHRIRDELDADIDPAAFDHYAFYNPDEGRIEMHLVSRIEQDVHVAGRSFGFAPGEGIHTENSYKYTVEEFAELAGEAGFRQQAVWRDDNDLFSVQLLQFGDAAVVP, from the coding sequence ATGAAAGCCCAAGCTGTAAACTTTTTCGATGCCCATCCGGGCACCGCAGACCTGCGTCGCGAGGTGATCGATGGCCTCAGCGAGCACCCACGCGCGATTCCCGCAAAGTTTTTTTACGACGAACGCGGCTCGGCCTTGTTCGACCGGATCTGCGAGCTGCCCGAGTACTACCAGACGCGCACCGAGATGAAGATCCTGCAGCGCGCCTTGCCGGAGCTGGTCGATTTGATTGGCGACGAATGCCTGCTGATCGAGCTGGGCAGCGGGGCGAGCAAAAAGGTGCGCCTGCTGCTCGAACAACTGCGACCAAGCGGCTACGTGGGCGTCGACATCTCCAAGGAGTTTCTACTGGCGTCGACCGAGACGCTGGCGCGCGATTACCCCTGGTTGGAGGTGCACGCGGCCTGTGTCGATTTCAGCAGCGGCCTGGAGATCCCACACTGCGACCCGTCGGCGCACAAGGTGGCGTTCTTTCCCGGCTCGAGCATCGGCAATTTCGATCCGGCCGATGCGATTCATCTGATGGCCGACGTCGGCCGACTCGTCGGGCCGGGCGGACACCTGTTAATCGGCGTCGATCTGAAAAAGCCGGTGGGGGTGTTGAATGCGGCCTACAACGATGCCGCGGGTGTCACTGCGGCGTTCAATCGCAATCTGTTGCACCGGATACGCGATGAGTTGGACGCAGATATCGACCCGGCCGCGTTCGATCACTATGCCTTCTACAACCCGGACGAAGGGCGCATCGAGATGCATCTGGTCAGCCGGATCGAGCAGGATGTGCATGTCGCCGGTCGTTCATTCGGTTTCGCACCGGGCGAGGGTATCCACACCGAGAACTCGTACAAGTACACGGTCGAGGAGTTTGCTGAGCTGGCCGGCGAGGCCGGTTTCCGGCAGCAGGCCGTGTGGCGCGACGACAACGATCTGTTCAGCGTGCAGTTGCTGCAGTTCGGCGACGCGGCAGTGGTCCCGTAG
- the egtB gene encoding ergothioneine biosynthesis protein EgtB: MPGAHSAARRLSSSREPLRSHFERVRSATEALCRSLQIEDYGIQTMPDVSPVKWHIAHTSWFFETFLLVPNLDGYKPFHPAFDYLFNSYYVTHGKPYLRPERGLLSRPTVAEVYEYRRAVDEQMLRLMEMSSDDAWSTLEPLITLGLNHEQQHQELMLTDIKHVFAHNPLRPVYRGDLPEAPRMAHAQPLTFHDYAGGVHEIGHAGSGFAYDNEAPRHRVWLEAFALASRPVSNRDYIEFIEDGGYREPRWWLSEGWSTVQNAGWQAPLYWEQRDGAWWHMTLAGMRPVDLDAPVCHVSHFEADAYAAWAGKRLPTEAEWEHAAESALAADADLLQGANLRDAGYLQPVAAQAVGGVQQLFGDVWEWTASPYTAYPGFRVPDGPVGEYNGKFMSGQLVLRGGSCATPADHIRSTYRNFFYPKDRWQFSGIRLAEDR; the protein is encoded by the coding sequence ATGCCAGGAGCACACAGCGCCGCGCGGCGTCTGTCGTCGTCGCGTGAACCCTTGCGCAGTCACTTCGAGCGGGTGCGCTCCGCAACCGAAGCCTTGTGCCGCAGTCTGCAGATCGAAGACTACGGTATCCAGACGATGCCCGATGTCAGTCCCGTCAAATGGCACATCGCTCATACGAGTTGGTTCTTCGAAACCTTTCTGCTGGTACCAAACCTCGACGGCTACAAGCCGTTTCATCCGGCATTCGATTATCTGTTCAACTCCTATTATGTGACCCACGGCAAACCCTATCTGCGTCCTGAGCGCGGCCTGTTGTCGCGCCCGACGGTGGCCGAGGTGTACGAGTACCGCCGCGCGGTCGATGAACAGATGTTGCGATTGATGGAAATGTCGTCTGATGACGCCTGGTCGACGCTTGAGCCGTTGATCACCCTCGGCCTGAACCACGAGCAGCAACACCAGGAGTTGATGCTGACCGACATCAAGCATGTGTTTGCCCACAATCCACTGCGTCCGGTCTATCGTGGCGACCTGCCCGAGGCGCCACGCATGGCACATGCACAGCCCCTTACATTTCACGATTACGCCGGCGGTGTGCACGAGATCGGCCACGCCGGCAGCGGCTTCGCGTACGACAATGAAGCACCGCGACACCGCGTGTGGCTGGAGGCCTTTGCGTTGGCCAGCCGTCCGGTAAGCAACCGCGACTACATCGAGTTCATCGAAGACGGCGGCTACCGCGAGCCTCGATGGTGGCTGTCGGAGGGCTGGTCGACCGTACAGAACGCCGGCTGGCAGGCGCCGCTCTACTGGGAGCAGCGAGATGGCGCGTGGTGGCATATGACACTGGCCGGCATGCGCCCGGTCGACCTGGATGCACCAGTGTGCCACGTCAGTCATTTCGAGGCCGATGCCTACGCCGCATGGGCGGGCAAGCGCCTGCCGACCGAGGCGGAATGGGAACATGCGGCCGAGTCTGCATTGGCGGCGGATGCCGATCTGCTGCAAGGCGCGAACCTGCGCGACGCCGGCTATCTGCAGCCGGTGGCGGCGCAAGCCGTCGGTGGTGTGCAGCAGTTGTTCGGTGATGTCTGGGAATGGACGGCGAGCCCGTACACCGCTTACCCGGGGTTCCGCGTGCCAGATGGTCCGGTCGGCGAGTACAACGGCAAGTTCATGTCCGGGCAACTGGTTTTGCGCGGCGGTTCCTGTGCAACACCGGCGGACCATATACGGTCTACCTACCGCAACTTTTTCTACCCGAAAGACCGGTGGCAGTTTTCGGGGATACGCCTGGCGGAGGATCGATGA
- the rsxA gene encoding electron transport complex subunit RsxA: MTEYALILVSTVLVNNFVLVKFLGLCPFMGVSRKLETAMGMGLATTFVLTLSSVSSYLVNEYILVPLGVAYLRTVAFILVIAVVVQFTEMVMHKTSPLLYQVLGIFLPLITTNCAVLGVALLNIQEQHSFVESALYGFGAAVGFSLVLVLFAAVRERVAVADVPEPFQGNAIALVTAGLMSMAFMGFAGLVSG, from the coding sequence ATGACCGAATATGCGCTGATACTGGTGAGCACCGTCCTGGTGAACAACTTCGTGTTGGTCAAGTTCCTGGGCCTGTGTCCGTTCATGGGTGTTTCGCGCAAACTCGAAACGGCCATGGGCATGGGTCTGGCGACCACATTTGTGCTCACCTTGTCTTCGGTCAGCAGTTACCTGGTCAACGAATACATCCTGGTTCCGCTCGGTGTTGCCTACCTGCGCACCGTCGCGTTCATCCTGGTCATTGCGGTGGTCGTACAATTCACCGAGATGGTGATGCACAAAACCAGCCCGCTGCTGTACCAGGTGCTCGGTATCTTCCTGCCGCTGATCACGACCAACTGCGCCGTGCTCGGCGTGGCGCTGCTCAACATCCAGGAACAGCACAGCTTCGTCGAATCGGCGCTGTACGGCTTCGGCGCGGCGGTCGGTTTCTCGCTGGTGCTGGTGCTGTTCGCCGCGGTGCGTGAGCGCGTTGCAGTGGCCGATGTGCCCGAACCGTTTCAAGGCAACGCGATCGCCCTGGTCACGGCGGGCCTGATGTCGATGGCGTTCATGGGGTTCGCCGGCCTGGTGAGCGGATGA